Proteins encoded in a region of the Panicum hallii strain FIL2 chromosome 3, PHallii_v3.1, whole genome shotgun sequence genome:
- the LOC112887193 gene encoding protein ACCELERATED CELL DEATH 6-like isoform X1, whose protein sequence is MEHRLLKAVATGDTNLLEQVLGSQSSATAEQGEESCLRGVTAEGSTALHIAASCGYLELVEMVCAQDISLIKASNNKLDTPLICAARAGHRDVADYLMGCAMDEQEDLRARNLDGETAMHEAVRNGHLPVLQGLMSRDSGLAAVVDENGVSPLYLAVASNRADMVKVLIGESSDGVSYSGPDGQTALHAAVYVSREISECLQRWKETLAREVDGYGRTALHYAALTKNLGLVKLLLADSSLAFVPDNEGLYPVHIAAIAGNVNVVCMFMKICLNYDELFDNKRRNILHCAVEHGRVQVVWHICRSPKFVRMMNARDGEGNTPLHLAVNHGRTMIFSFLMMDARVNLNIMNNEGLTPLDVAFSKIHSDYTFSSFTNTSIITCLTLCEASGSPWHHARNLSDKWCSEGKKEPGSYANVSQSILYISVFIVVGSLAAACTPPGGYITEGNDAGRPVFGGRTGFWIFVIANSMSFYLSTTTIFLFVFARLTRHRRFYLILSAALAFGAVLSMVTAFATVVGLTLDPANSWDESILIWLVSNLAFPICLRVAMQLWMSKHRWQDISKVVAQAILLIYVVRALIITMQSLVKSVLPGRQEPCSWHGCVVQDDAVVYYPT, encoded by the exons ATGGAACACCGACTGCTCAAAGCTGTTGCCACAGGTGACACGAACCTATTAGAACAAGTTCTGGGCTCGCAGTCCTCAGCAACAGCCGAGCAGGGGGAAGAAAGCTGCCTAAGAGGCGTCACTGCAGAGGGCAGCACGGCTCTCCACATTGCAGCCAGCTGCGGGTACCTGGAGCTCGTCGAGATGGTCTGCGCTCAGGACATCTCGCTTATCAAGGCAAGTAACAATAAGCTTGATACACCTCTGATCTGTGCCGCGAGGGCTGGGCATAGGGATGTGGCCGATTATCTCATGGGGTGTGCTATGGACGAGCAAGAAGATCTGAGGGCGAGGAATTTGGATGGGGAGACCGCGATGCATGAGGCGGTCAGGAACGGCCATTTGCCCGTCTTGCAGGGACTCATGTCAAGGGATAGCGGGCTGGCTGCAGTAGTAGATGAGAATGGTGTGTCTCCGCTTTACTTGGCGGTTGCGTCCAATCGGGCTGACATGGTCAAAGTCCTGATTGGAGAATCTTCGGATGGTGTGAGCTACTCTGGGCCAGATGGACAAACTGCATTGCATGCTGCGGTCTACGTCAGCAGAG AAATAAGTGAGTGCCTGCAACGTTGGAAAGAAACACTTGCCAGAGAAGTCGATGGTTATGGAAGAACAGCCCTTCACTATGCAGCATTAACTAAAAACCTTGGACTGGTGAAACTTTTATTGGCAGACAGCTCGCTTGCATTCGTTCCAGATAATGAGGGTTTATATCCTGTGCACATTGCCGCTATAGCGGGCAACGTTAATGTTGTCTGCATGTTCATGAAAATATGCCTGAACTATGATGAGTTGTTTGACAACAAACGCAGAAATATTCTACATTGTGCCGTTGAACACGGCAGGGTTCAGGTGGTGTGGCACATCTGCAGAAGCCCAAAGTTTGTGAGGATGATGAATGCAAGGGATGGTGAAGGAAACACACCACTACATCTAGCTGTAAATCATGGGCGCACAATGATCTTCTCCTTTCTTATGATGGATGCTAGGGTGAATCTCAACATTATGAACAATGAAGGATTAACACCTCTAGATGTTGCCTTCAGTAAGATACACAGTGATTATACATTTTCGTCG TTCACGAATACTTCTATCATCACATGCTTAACCCTTTGTGAAGCTTCAGGCAGCCCATGGCACCATGCTAGAAATCTGTCAGATAAGTGGTGCTCAGAAGGAAAGAAGGAACCAGGCAGTTATGCTAATGTGTCCCAGAGCATTTTATACATCTCTGTATTTATCGTAGTTGGCTCACTCGCTGCTGCTTGTACTCCACCGGGGGGCTACATCACAGAAGGCAATGATGCTGGTAGGCCAGTATTCGGAGGGAGAACTGGTTTCTGGATATTTGTGATTGCAAACAGCATGTCATTCTATCTCTCCACAACAACGATATTTCTATTTGTGTTTGCCAGACTAACAAGGCATCGCCGGTTTTACCTCATTTTGTCTGCTGCACTGGCTTTTGGAGCAGTTCTGTCCATGGTAACGGCATTTGCGACAGTAGTAGGGCTAACGCTGGACCCTGCAAACAGCTGGGACGAGTCTATTCTTATTTGGCTGGTGTCAAATTTAGCATTTCCGATATGTCTGCGGGTTGCGATGCAGTTGTGGATGAGCAAACACCGCTGGCAGGACATATCTAAAGTAGTAGCTCAAGCCATCCTGCTGATTTATGTGGTCCGAGCTTTGATCATCACCATGCAATCCCTGGTTAAAAGCGTTCTGCCCGGGAGACAAGAACCCTGCAGCTGGCATGGATGTGTGGTCCAAGATGATGCGGTTGTCTACTACCCTACTTGA
- the LOC112887193 gene encoding death-associated protein kinase 1-like isoform X2 produces MEHRLLKAVATGDTNLLEQVLGSQSSATAEQGEESCLRGVTAEGSTALHIAASCGYLELVEMVCAQDISLIKASNNKLDTPLICAARAGHRDVADYLMGCAMDEQEDLRARNLDGETAMHEAVRNGHLPVLQGLMSRDSGLAAVVDENGVSPLYLAVASNRADMVKVLIGESSDGVSYSGPDGQTALHAAVYVSREISECLQRWKETLAREVDGYGRTALHYAALTKNLGLVKLLLADSSLAFVPDNEGLYPVHIAAIAGNVNVVCMFMKICLNYDELFDNKRRNILHCAVEHGRVQVVWHICRSPKFVRMMNARDGEGNTPLHLAVNHGRTMIFSFLMMDARVNLNIMNNEGLTPLDVAFSKIHSDYTFSSLQAAHGTMLEICQISGAQKERRNQAVMLMCPRAFYTSLYLS; encoded by the exons ATGGAACACCGACTGCTCAAAGCTGTTGCCACAGGTGACACGAACCTATTAGAACAAGTTCTGGGCTCGCAGTCCTCAGCAACAGCCGAGCAGGGGGAAGAAAGCTGCCTAAGAGGCGTCACTGCAGAGGGCAGCACGGCTCTCCACATTGCAGCCAGCTGCGGGTACCTGGAGCTCGTCGAGATGGTCTGCGCTCAGGACATCTCGCTTATCAAGGCAAGTAACAATAAGCTTGATACACCTCTGATCTGTGCCGCGAGGGCTGGGCATAGGGATGTGGCCGATTATCTCATGGGGTGTGCTATGGACGAGCAAGAAGATCTGAGGGCGAGGAATTTGGATGGGGAGACCGCGATGCATGAGGCGGTCAGGAACGGCCATTTGCCCGTCTTGCAGGGACTCATGTCAAGGGATAGCGGGCTGGCTGCAGTAGTAGATGAGAATGGTGTGTCTCCGCTTTACTTGGCGGTTGCGTCCAATCGGGCTGACATGGTCAAAGTCCTGATTGGAGAATCTTCGGATGGTGTGAGCTACTCTGGGCCAGATGGACAAACTGCATTGCATGCTGCGGTCTACGTCAGCAGAG AAATAAGTGAGTGCCTGCAACGTTGGAAAGAAACACTTGCCAGAGAAGTCGATGGTTATGGAAGAACAGCCCTTCACTATGCAGCATTAACTAAAAACCTTGGACTGGTGAAACTTTTATTGGCAGACAGCTCGCTTGCATTCGTTCCAGATAATGAGGGTTTATATCCTGTGCACATTGCCGCTATAGCGGGCAACGTTAATGTTGTCTGCATGTTCATGAAAATATGCCTGAACTATGATGAGTTGTTTGACAACAAACGCAGAAATATTCTACATTGTGCCGTTGAACACGGCAGGGTTCAGGTGGTGTGGCACATCTGCAGAAGCCCAAAGTTTGTGAGGATGATGAATGCAAGGGATGGTGAAGGAAACACACCACTACATCTAGCTGTAAATCATGGGCGCACAATGATCTTCTCCTTTCTTATGATGGATGCTAGGGTGAATCTCAACATTATGAACAATGAAGGATTAACACCTCTAGATGTTGCCTTCAGTAAGATACACAGTGATTATACATTTTCGTCG CTTCAGGCAGCCCATGGCACCATGCTAGAAATCTGTCAGATAAGTGGTGCTCAGAAGGAAAGAAGGAACCAGGCAGTTATGCTAATGTGTCCCAGAGCATTTTATACATCTCTGTATTTATCGTAG
- the LOC112887193 gene encoding protein ACCELERATED CELL DEATH 6-like isoform X3 — protein MEHRLLKAVATGDTNLLEQVLGSQSSATAEQGEESCLRGVTAEGSTALHIAASCGYLELVEMVCAQDISLIKASNNKLDTPLICAARAGHRDVADYLMGCAMDEQEDLRARNLDGETAMHEAVRNGHLPVLQGLMSRDSGLAAVVDENGVSPLYLAVASNRADMVKVLIGESSDGVSYSGPDGQTALHAAVYVSREISECLQRWKETLAREVDGYGRTALHYAALTKNLGLVKLLLADSSLAFVPDNEGLYPVHIAAIAGNVNVVCMFMKICLNYDELFDNKRRNILHCAVEHGRVQVVWHICRSPKFVRMMNARDGEGNTPLHLAVNHGRTMIFSFLMMDARVNLNIMNNEGLTPLDVAFSKIHSDYTFSSPMAPC, from the exons ATGGAACACCGACTGCTCAAAGCTGTTGCCACAGGTGACACGAACCTATTAGAACAAGTTCTGGGCTCGCAGTCCTCAGCAACAGCCGAGCAGGGGGAAGAAAGCTGCCTAAGAGGCGTCACTGCAGAGGGCAGCACGGCTCTCCACATTGCAGCCAGCTGCGGGTACCTGGAGCTCGTCGAGATGGTCTGCGCTCAGGACATCTCGCTTATCAAGGCAAGTAACAATAAGCTTGATACACCTCTGATCTGTGCCGCGAGGGCTGGGCATAGGGATGTGGCCGATTATCTCATGGGGTGTGCTATGGACGAGCAAGAAGATCTGAGGGCGAGGAATTTGGATGGGGAGACCGCGATGCATGAGGCGGTCAGGAACGGCCATTTGCCCGTCTTGCAGGGACTCATGTCAAGGGATAGCGGGCTGGCTGCAGTAGTAGATGAGAATGGTGTGTCTCCGCTTTACTTGGCGGTTGCGTCCAATCGGGCTGACATGGTCAAAGTCCTGATTGGAGAATCTTCGGATGGTGTGAGCTACTCTGGGCCAGATGGACAAACTGCATTGCATGCTGCGGTCTACGTCAGCAGAG AAATAAGTGAGTGCCTGCAACGTTGGAAAGAAACACTTGCCAGAGAAGTCGATGGTTATGGAAGAACAGCCCTTCACTATGCAGCATTAACTAAAAACCTTGGACTGGTGAAACTTTTATTGGCAGACAGCTCGCTTGCATTCGTTCCAGATAATGAGGGTTTATATCCTGTGCACATTGCCGCTATAGCGGGCAACGTTAATGTTGTCTGCATGTTCATGAAAATATGCCTGAACTATGATGAGTTGTTTGACAACAAACGCAGAAATATTCTACATTGTGCCGTTGAACACGGCAGGGTTCAGGTGGTGTGGCACATCTGCAGAAGCCCAAAGTTTGTGAGGATGATGAATGCAAGGGATGGTGAAGGAAACACACCACTACATCTAGCTGTAAATCATGGGCGCACAATGATCTTCTCCTTTCTTATGATGGATGCTAGGGTGAATCTCAACATTATGAACAATGAAGGATTAACACCTCTAGATGTTGCCTTCAGTAAGATACACAGTGATTATACATTTTCGTCG CCCATGGCACCATGCTAG
- the LOC112884843 gene encoding spliceosome-associated protein 49-like isoform X3 — MARNPGCTVFIGNLDDRVPERVLYEILIQVGRVVDLHIPRDKETSRQKGYAFAEYETEEIAQYAVKLFSGLVRLHNKTLRFAISGQDKPSSNSNMPVTPRLNPVPAPKAPHLMRSSDTPASQQTVVNGRIAGYGISPSHSYDAHSQAPSSGLPSRGLSNATGFH, encoded by the exons ATGGCGAGGAACCCGGGCTGCACCGTCTTCATAG GTAACTTGGATGACAGGGTTCCTGAGAGGGTTCTGTATGAGATTCTTATTCAGGTAGGTCGAGTTGTAGACCTACACATACCTCGTGACAAGGAAACTAGTCGCCAAAAAGGTTATGCTTTTGCCGAGTATGAAACAGAGGAGATTGCCCAGTATGCTGTTAAGCTATTTTCTGGCCTTGTTCGACTTCATAATAAAACACTTAGATTTGCG ATCTCTGGGCAAGACAAACCCTCATCAAATAGCAATATGCCTGTAACTCCTAGGTTAAACCCTGTACCAGCACCAAAGGCTCCTCATCTTATGAGGTCTAGTGATACTCCTGCATCACAGCAAACAGTAGTGAATGGCAGGATTGCAGGGTATGGTATCTCACCAAGTCATTCATATGACGCACATTCTCAAG CACCATCAAGTGGGTTACCGAGTAGAGGACTAAGCAATG CAACAGGCTTTCATTAA
- the LOC112884843 gene encoding spliceosome-associated protein 49-like isoform X2 has protein sequence MARNPGCTVFIGNLDDRVPERVLYEILIQVGRVVDLHIPRDKETSRQKGYAFAEYETEEIAQYAVKLFSGLVRLHNKTLRFAISGQDKPSSNSNMPVTPRLNPVPAPKAPHLMRSSDTPASQQTVVNGRIAGYGISPSHSYDAHSQAPSSGLPSRGLSNGTYEYSRHVLGSVLNDASSRGTREPVPYPSY, from the exons ATGGCGAGGAACCCGGGCTGCACCGTCTTCATAG GTAACTTGGATGACAGGGTTCCTGAGAGGGTTCTGTATGAGATTCTTATTCAGGTAGGTCGAGTTGTAGACCTACACATACCTCGTGACAAGGAAACTAGTCGCCAAAAAGGTTATGCTTTTGCCGAGTATGAAACAGAGGAGATTGCCCAGTATGCTGTTAAGCTATTTTCTGGCCTTGTTCGACTTCATAATAAAACACTTAGATTTGCG ATCTCTGGGCAAGACAAACCCTCATCAAATAGCAATATGCCTGTAACTCCTAGGTTAAACCCTGTACCAGCACCAAAGGCTCCTCATCTTATGAGGTCTAGTGATACTCCTGCATCACAGCAAACAGTAGTGAATGGCAGGATTGCAGGGTATGGTATCTCACCAAGTCATTCATATGACGCACATTCTCAAG CACCATCAAGTGGGTTACCGAGTAGAGGACTAAGCAATGGTACGTATGAGTATAGTAGACATGTATTGGGTTCTGTTCTGAATGATGCTAGCAGTCGAGGTACCAGGGAACCAGTTCCATACCCGTCCTACTAG
- the LOC112884843 gene encoding spliceosome-associated protein 49-like isoform X1, with protein sequence MARNPGCTVFIGNLDDRVPERVLYEILIQVGRVVDLHIPRDKETSRQKGYAFAEYETEEIAQYAVKLFSGLVRLHNKTLRFAISGQDKPSSNSNMPVTPRLNPVPAPKAPHLMRSSDTPASQQTVVNGRIAGYGISPSHSYDAHSQAPSSGLPSRGLSNGCIWKLHACGREFDHMEFERKSILLELQIAVYQIF encoded by the exons ATGGCGAGGAACCCGGGCTGCACCGTCTTCATAG GTAACTTGGATGACAGGGTTCCTGAGAGGGTTCTGTATGAGATTCTTATTCAGGTAGGTCGAGTTGTAGACCTACACATACCTCGTGACAAGGAAACTAGTCGCCAAAAAGGTTATGCTTTTGCCGAGTATGAAACAGAGGAGATTGCCCAGTATGCTGTTAAGCTATTTTCTGGCCTTGTTCGACTTCATAATAAAACACTTAGATTTGCG ATCTCTGGGCAAGACAAACCCTCATCAAATAGCAATATGCCTGTAACTCCTAGGTTAAACCCTGTACCAGCACCAAAGGCTCCTCATCTTATGAGGTCTAGTGATACTCCTGCATCACAGCAAACAGTAGTGAATGGCAGGATTGCAGGGTATGGTATCTCACCAAGTCATTCATATGACGCACATTCTCAAG CACCATCAAGTGGGTTACCGAGTAGAGGACTAAGCAATG GTTGTATTTGGAAGCTCCATGCTTGTGGTCGTGAATTCGACCACATGGAATTTGAAAGGAAATCTATCCTGTTGGAGCTCCAAATTGCAGTCTACCAGATCTTCTAA
- the LOC112884843 gene encoding spliceosome-associated protein 49-like isoform X4, with the protein MARNPGCTVFIGNLDDRVPERVLYEILIQVGRVVDLHIPRDKETSRQKGYAFAEYETEEIAQYAVKLFSGLVRLHNKTLRFAISGQDKPSSNSNMPVTPRLNPVPAPKAPHLMRSSDTPASQQTVVNGRIAGYGISPSHSYDAHSQATGFH; encoded by the exons ATGGCGAGGAACCCGGGCTGCACCGTCTTCATAG GTAACTTGGATGACAGGGTTCCTGAGAGGGTTCTGTATGAGATTCTTATTCAGGTAGGTCGAGTTGTAGACCTACACATACCTCGTGACAAGGAAACTAGTCGCCAAAAAGGTTATGCTTTTGCCGAGTATGAAACAGAGGAGATTGCCCAGTATGCTGTTAAGCTATTTTCTGGCCTTGTTCGACTTCATAATAAAACACTTAGATTTGCG ATCTCTGGGCAAGACAAACCCTCATCAAATAGCAATATGCCTGTAACTCCTAGGTTAAACCCTGTACCAGCACCAAAGGCTCCTCATCTTATGAGGTCTAGTGATACTCCTGCATCACAGCAAACAGTAGTGAATGGCAGGATTGCAGGGTATGGTATCTCACCAAGTCATTCATATGACGCACATTCTCAAG CAACAGGCTTTCATTAA
- the LOC112884843 gene encoding uncharacterized protein LOC112884843 isoform X5, with amino-acid sequence MARNPGCTVFIGNLDDRVPERVLYEILIQISGQDKPSSNSNMPVTPRLNPVPAPKAPHLMRSSDTPASQQTVVNGRIAGYGISPSHSYDAHSQAPSSGLPSRGLSNGCIWKLHACGREFDHMEFERKSILLELQIAVYQIF; translated from the exons ATGGCGAGGAACCCGGGCTGCACCGTCTTCATAG GTAACTTGGATGACAGGGTTCCTGAGAGGGTTCTGTATGAGATTCTTATTCAG ATCTCTGGGCAAGACAAACCCTCATCAAATAGCAATATGCCTGTAACTCCTAGGTTAAACCCTGTACCAGCACCAAAGGCTCCTCATCTTATGAGGTCTAGTGATACTCCTGCATCACAGCAAACAGTAGTGAATGGCAGGATTGCAGGGTATGGTATCTCACCAAGTCATTCATATGACGCACATTCTCAAG CACCATCAAGTGGGTTACCGAGTAGAGGACTAAGCAATG GTTGTATTTGGAAGCTCCATGCTTGTGGTCGTGAATTCGACCACATGGAATTTGAAAGGAAATCTATCCTGTTGGAGCTCCAAATTGCAGTCTACCAGATCTTCTAA
- the LOC112884843 gene encoding uncharacterized protein LOC112884843 isoform X6, with protein sequence MARNPGCTVFIGNLDDRVPERVLYEILIQISGQDKPSSNSNMPVTPRLNPVPAPKAPHLMRSSDTPASQQTVVNGRIAGYGISPSHSYDAHSQAPSSGLPSRGLSNGTYEYSRHVLGSVLNDASSRGTREPVPYPSY encoded by the exons ATGGCGAGGAACCCGGGCTGCACCGTCTTCATAG GTAACTTGGATGACAGGGTTCCTGAGAGGGTTCTGTATGAGATTCTTATTCAG ATCTCTGGGCAAGACAAACCCTCATCAAATAGCAATATGCCTGTAACTCCTAGGTTAAACCCTGTACCAGCACCAAAGGCTCCTCATCTTATGAGGTCTAGTGATACTCCTGCATCACAGCAAACAGTAGTGAATGGCAGGATTGCAGGGTATGGTATCTCACCAAGTCATTCATATGACGCACATTCTCAAG CACCATCAAGTGGGTTACCGAGTAGAGGACTAAGCAATGGTACGTATGAGTATAGTAGACATGTATTGGGTTCTGTTCTGAATGATGCTAGCAGTCGAGGTACCAGGGAACCAGTTCCATACCCGTCCTACTAG
- the LOC112884842 gene encoding probable beta-1,3-galactosyltransferase 8 translates to MALTERQPQPEKKAPRARPMSGKAVVMLCATSFFVGLLLSGRTALLTPPSSDPSGHGSRIHLFADDCDQSRRKLEEGKPNDIMKEVSRTHQAIQSLDKSVSSLEMELAVERARQNGGLGVAAPSRGLPKAFVVVGINTAFSSKRRRDSLRDTWVPRGDRLRRLEREKGVVVRFVIGHSATPGGALDRAVDVEAAATGDFLRLDHVEGYHELSAKARAYFATAVATWDADFYVKVDDDVHVNLGMLAARLAKHRARPRVYVGCMKSGPVLSQKGVKYHEPEYWKFGDEGNKYFRHATGQIYAVSRDLASYISINQPILHRFANEDVSLGAWLLGLEVEHVDDRSLCCATPPDCEWKKQAGNVCAASFDWSCSGICKSAERMRSIHSACGEGDGAVWSAAAI, encoded by the exons atG GCGCTGACCGAGAGGCAGCCGCAGCCGGAGAAGAAGGCGCCGCGGGCGAGGCCGATGTCGGGGAAGGCCGTCGTCATGCTGTGCGCCACGAGCTTCTTCGTGGGGCTGCTGCTCAGCGGCCGGACGGCGCTTCTGACGCCGCCGTCGAGCGACCCCTCCGGTCACGGCTCCAGGATCCATCTGTTCGCCGACGACTGTGATCAAAGCAGGCGT AAGCTGGAGGAGGGCAAGCCGAACGACATCATGAAGGAGGTGTCAAGAACGCACCAAGCGATCCA GTCCCTGGACAAGTCGGTGTCGTCGCTGGAGATGGAGCTGGCCGTGGAGCGCGCCCGGCAGAACGGCGGCCTGGGCGTGGCGGCGCCGTCGAGGGGCCTCCCGAAGGCGTTCGTGGTGGTCGGCATCAACACGGCCTTCAGCAGCAAGAGGCGCCGCGACTCGCTGCGGGACACCTGGGTGCCCCGGGGCGACAGGCTGCGGCGGCTGGAGAGGGAGAAGGGCGTCGTGGTCCGCTTCGTGATCGGGCACAGCGCGACGCCCGGCGGCGCGCTGGACCGCGCCGTCGACGTGGAGGCCGCGGCGACGGGGGACTTTTTGCGGCTCGACCACGTGGAGGGCTACCACGAGCTGTCCGCCAAGGCGCGGGCCTACTtcgccaccgccgtcgccacCTGGGACGCCGACTTCTACGTCAAGGTCGACGACGACGTGCACGTCAACCTGGGGATGCTGGCGGCCAGGCTCGCCAAGCACCGGGCCAGGCCCAGAGTCTACGTCGGCTGCATGAAGTCCGGCCCCGTCCTTTCGCAGAA GGGCGTGAAGTACCACGAGCCGGAGTACTGGAAGTTCGGCGACGAGGGGAACAAGTACTTCCGCCACGCCACGGGCCAGATCTACGCGGTCTCCAGGGACCTCGCCTCCTACATCTCCATAAACCA GCCGATCCTGCACCGGTTCGCGAACGAGGACGTGTCGCTCGGCGCCTGGCTCCTCGGGCTGGAGGTCGAGCACGTCGACGACCGCAGCCTCTGCTGCGCCACGCCGCCAG ACTGCGAGTGGAAGAAGCAGGCCGGGAACGTGTGCGCGGCGTCCTTCGACTGGTCGTGCAGCGGCATCTGCAAGTCGGCGGAGAGGATGAGGTCCATCCACAGCGCCTGCGGCGAGGGCGACGGCGCCGTctggagcgccgccgccatctga
- the LOC112887467 gene encoding uncharacterized protein LOC112887467, producing MAEVEDTVGAPPTTTTTESEGTTTDDEHLSPTCACGGRGRRGGRIKILCSFGGRIVPRPHDGALKYVGGETRVLAVPRSIPFREMKKKVEEMFKTEVAAIKYQLLSLAEDLDVLVSVTCDEDLVHMLEEYDRFEAKRSPTASPRFRVYIFAPQPAAPLLSAAAPARQAGLSRLHPQHHHQHHHQHHHFQPEPYVATVPVSPDGSPPFPAQPHGAVSAGNSPRANAVYGAEPPAVFGLGMQRVRSSPNLGALDAAAQHLHQHAADGGGGGGGGRVPGYVGGSPSHAGGAGHHLLHSNSFHQYQHQYAPAPAPAPAPHHAGRYDARGYVRVGNYLAPMAPPSRPVSRGGLAPHSEMVTPKKSAIVWD from the exons ATGGCTGAGGTAGAAGACACGGTGGGCGCGCCGccaacgacgacgacgacggagtCCGAAGGCACCACCACAGACGACGAGCATCTCTCGCCGACCTGCGCCTGCGGCGGCAGGGGCCGGCGCGGAGGCCGCATCAAGATCCTCTGCAGCTTCGGCGGCCGCATCGTGCCCCGCCCGCACGACGGCGCGCTCAAGTACGTCGGCGGGGAGACCCGCGTCCTCGCAGTGCCCCGATCCATCCCCTTCCGCG AGATGAAGAAGAAGGTCGAGGAGATGTTCAAGACGGAAGTGGCGGCCATCAAGTACCAGCTCCTCTCCCTCGCCGAGGACCTCGACGTGCTCGTCTCCGTCACCTGCGACGAGGACCTGGTCCACATGCTGGAGGAGTACGACCGCTTCGAGGCCAAGCGGTCGCCGACCGCGTCCCCGCGCTTCCGCGTCTACATCTTCGCGCCGcagcccgccgcgccgctcctgtcggccgccgcgcccgcccgccaaGCCGGCCTGTCGCGCCTCCACCCGCAGcatcaccaccagcaccaccaccagcaccaccactTCCAGCCGGAGCCCTACGTGGCCACCGTGCCCGTCTCGCCGGACGGGAGCCCGCCGTTCCCGGCCCAGCCGCACGGCGCCGTCTCCGCGGGCAACTCGCCGCGCGCCAACGCCGTGTACGGCGCGGAGCCGCCCGCCGTCTTCGGCCTCGGGATGCAGCGCGTGCGTAGCTCGCCGAACCTCGGCGCCCTGGACGCTGCGGCGCAGCACCTGCACCAGcacgcggcggacggcggcggcggcggcggcggcggccgcgtgcCGGGCTACGTGGGCGGCTCGCCGAGccacgccggcggcgcgggccaCCACCTGCTGCACTCGAACAGCTTCCACCAGTACCAGCACCAgtacgcgccggcgccggcgcccgcgcccgcgccgcaccACGCCGGGCGGTACGACGCGCGCGGGTACGTCCGGGTGGGCAACTACCTGGCGCCGATGGCGCCTCCTTCCCGGCCGGTCTCGAGGGGAGGGCTGGCGCCGCACAGCGAGATGGTCACGCCGAAGAAGTCTGCCATTGTATGGGACTGA
- the LOC112887468 gene encoding uncharacterized protein LOC112887468, with amino-acid sequence MDGYSNLASSPPAAASGRHGARVARPSMELTNTKETKAWEGLAIGAVTLARTFSTGSHRFRRSGSERRSRSRSGLPGALRRAFSMRRYHPAGPGCGAGDGYWRIHDMDGNMSDRGDDTVVEEHGEDEAAREEAESKKQAEQRDEDAAADTAAGNKEDAEGTATAKKKKRGGILKACKKLFRL; translated from the coding sequence ATGGATGGCTACAGCAACCTCGCGTCGTcccctccggcggcggcgagcgggcggcaCGGGGCAAGGGTGGCGAGGCCGTCGATGGAGCTGACCAACACCAAGGAGACCAAGGCGTGGGAGGGGCTGGCCATCGGCGCGGTGACGCTGGCCCGGACCTTCTCCACGGGCTCCCACCGGTTCCGCAGGTCCGGCAGCGAGaggaggagccggagccggagcggcCTGCCCGGCGCGCTGAGGCGGGCCTTCTCCATGCGTCGCTACCACCCGGCGGGCCCCGGCTGCGGCGCCGGGGACGGGTACTGGAGGATCCACGACATGGACGGGAACATGAGCGACCGCGGCGACGACACGGTCGTCGAGGAGCACGGCGAGGACGAGGCGGCGCGCGAGGAGGCGGAGAGCAAGAAGCAGGCGGAGCAGCGGGACGAAGATGCTGCTGCAGACACTGCGGCAGGGAATAAGGAGGACGCCGaggggacggcgacggcgaagaagaagaagcgggGTGGCATCTTGAAGGCGTGCAAGAAGCTCTTCCGGTTGTAA